A region of the Peredibacter starrii genome:
AAAATCAGAAGGATCTTCTGGAAATAGATCAGATCGTGATTGGAGACAAAAATCCTCGTGGTGCTAGCTTCGGGCTTCTGGATGAAGGACGAAAGTGGCGAATCAATGACAATAACTTCAAGCGCGATATCATCTTCGCGGGTCTGGGATGGGGTCACTTGCCGGATCACTCGATCGTTAGAGAGCTTGCAGAAAAAAAACTCGTTGTTCTTGAATTTGAAGATATCCATCCCCGTGAACTTGTTATTAATCTAATAAGACATAAGCGCCACCAACTTGGAGTTGTGGCCAATCTATTGTGGGAAGAACTTAAAAAGAATTGTTAGGGAATAGACATGCTGAAGTTATTGCTCCTGTTGCTTCTTAGTTGGTCTGCTTTTGCTCAAATCGAGGCCCCGTTCGCAGTCGTGGATTACAATCAGAACCCCTCTGATATTGAATGGCGACACATTGTTACTGAACACTTTGATCTCATCTTCCCTGAAGAAGTGGAAAAAGACGCTCAAAGGGTCGCCCATCTTTTAGAGAAGGCCTATCCTTATGTGACTCGTTCTATGGAAGAACTTCCTCCAAGAATTTCCCTAATTTTGCAAAACCAATCGGTGATCTCTAATGGATTTGTGACACTCGCTCCAAGAAGATCGGAGTGGTACCTTTCTCCGGCCATAGATCCGGAGCTTACTAATACTGAATGGCTTAAAACTCTTTCTGTTCATGAATTTCGTCACGTGGTTCAGTTTCAGAAAGGTAAACACGGGTTCAATAAATTTTTAAATATCATCATGGGTGAAGCGGGCCAGGCCCTTGGACTCGGGCTCACGATGCCACCATGGTATTTTGAAGGAGATGCGGTCGGTGTTGAGACTGCTCTCACTAAGGGAGGGCGTGGTCGTCTTCCATTATTTGAAAGAGATCTCAGAACTCTCTTATTATCAGGTCAGAAATGGGACTACGATAAGGCCCATTTAGGCTCTTATGAAGACTATGTTCCTAATCATTACGTCTATGGTTACTTCTATACATCGACGTTAAGAAATAACTATGGTGACTTGTTTCTTTCAAAACTCGCCAATCAATCTGCGGAAACCAGCTGGAACCCTCTGAGTTTTTATAATTCAGTGGACCGCATGACTCATGAGAAGTTTGAAGACTTTTATTGGGGCGTGATGGGGGATCTTATTAAGGAATGGAAGAAACGAGCTGATGAACTGACACCAACTCCTTATGAAGTAAAAAACCTTGGAAAGCGTTTTGGCTGGACCAATTATCTTTTCCCTCAAACCACCCAAGATGGAAAAGTTGTGGCCCTTAAAAAAGGTCTCTCATTTTACGATCGCTTCGTTTTGATCGATGGCAAAAAAGAAAAGACTCTTTTCTATCCAGGACCTCTGGCGACTGAATACCCATTTAAGCTTCGCGGCGGGAAACTGGCATTTTTAGAACTCGAAGTTGATCCACGTTGGGGTTACCGAAACTTCAATAAACTTAAAGTTTATGACGTTAACGAAGATAAGATAGTTGTCTCTAAGGCCCACACCAAATTAAGAATTGCGATCCCTGATCATGCAGGAAAAAAGATTCTGGCAGTTGAGTGGGACGAGGCCCAAGGCCAGGCCATCGTTGTCTTGAACCACAAGGGTAAAGAGATTCAACGAATCCCGTATCCTAAGAATGAGGTCATCACTTCCATTGATTGGTTAAGTGATTCAGAGATCGTTTTCGTTCAAAAAGACTATAACGATATGAAGTCTATGGTTCAGTTTAACCTGGGCTCAGCTGAAAAGACTTATTTGATTGATAAGGCCGTGAACAATATCGGAAACGTGGCCGTTGAAGAAGGTCACATTCTCTTTGAAAGTCCAGAGTCAGGAATTGATAACATCTGGCTTTATACAAAAGAGGGAACTCGCCAGATCACGAGTGCTCTTTTTGGTTCATACGCTCCGACACTTCATCAAGGGAAACTCATCTATAACGATTACACCGCCAACGGGATGAACGTTGTACAAAAGTCCCTTCGTATGGATGAAGAGCAGAAGTCTCAGAATAGTTTTTACCCCATCTATGAAAAGTTCGCGATGAGTGAAAACGCTAAGGGCCTTGAAAGCGAACTCTTAGAAAATGAAGAGTACAAGAGCTCTAAGTATTCAGAGCCGAAGCATTCGCTTAACCTTCACAGCTGGTTATTACTAGCACCTCCTTTAGGGGCCGACATTACAGTGATTGGCTACTCACAGGATGTGCTTAATAAGTTTTTCCTCTCTGCCGGTGGTGTCTATAATCTGAATGAAAAATCAGTTACAGGTTTTGTGACTTCAAGCTGGTCACAATACTATACTGTGTTTGATGTGCGTGCCGCCTATGGTGGAAGACGTCAGGATGTGACCGTCAGTGGTAAGGAAATTGAAGATAAGTGGGAAGAAGGCACGGCCGATGTCGGTATTTCAGTTCCATGGAAATATATTCAGGGACGATTTACCCATAGTTTTTCTGTCCGCGGTTTTGCAAAACTGATTAAAGTGACCAACAAGATCTCAAACGATCTCACTGAAGTGAATGATGGTGCTCTTTATTCACCGGGTGCTGAGCTTAACTATTCCGTGATTTCAAGAATGGCCCGTCGAGATTTAAACCCAGAGTGGGGATTTTCAGTCTTTGGACATATGGAAGACGGCCGTGACATCACGGGGGCCGATCAGAAAGGAAGTATCCGTTCAGTTGATTCTCGCATTTATTTACCGGGTCTCTGGCACCATCACTCTTTTTTCCATCAGGTCGCGTATGAAAGACAGAAGGACAACTTCTATCAATATGCTTCTTATGTCATTTACCCTCGTGGAACAAGAAGTGTCTTCCTTCAGGAATTTACTAAGTATTCAGCGAACTACATGATGCCACTTTTCTATCCAGACTGGCACTGGTCACGTTACTGGAACTTGAAGCGAATTAATCTTAACCTTTTCTACGATGATTTGACTGGTCGCTATCTCACCAATCACTACCGTGCTGCTTCGACCGGTTGGGAAACAATTTTCGAGATGAATTTCCTTCGTCTGGCCTATCCTATCAGTATCGGTCTTCGTGGAAGTTATGTGTTAGAAGGTCGTGAACAAAGTAATAACTATGAGCTCTTCCTCGCCACGGTCCTTGGAACTTTTTAAATTTGATTATGATGCCATTGAGGCCCTCGTAGGAACCAGAACTGGTTCTTATAAGGGTCTCGATAGCAGGGCCCTCTATACCTCTCGTGAAGACTTCGAATCTATTTTTTCTCATTCCTTAGTTACTGGAACCTTTGTTGATCTGGGTTGTGGGATAGGGGAAGGTTGTCTTTTGTACTCCTGGCTTTATCCAGATCGCCATTCTATCGGCGTGGATTTTGAGCTGAGTCGCATTGAAGCAGGGTTAAAGATAAAAGAAGAATTGAAGTTAGAAGCAGTATCATTCCTTCATCAGGATCTTCTTCAGGGAGATATTCCCCTCGGGGACACCTATTTTCTGTATTTTCCTACCGGCATTGTTTTAGATCGCATCCTATCTGAACTTTATCAATCCAATCGTGATTTTAGAGTCGTCGCAATTGAGTCCCATGGAGATCTGTTTCCGCGCCTGGAGAAAGAGAATTGGTTGAAGCTAGTCGCGACAATCCCTCTTAAAAGTGAACGGCATCATCCCATGGCCCAGGTTTATGAGAGAACCACAGAACCTAGAAGTTCTTCCTTGGGTCCATTCGAGTTGAGTTTTCAGGAGAAGTTTCTTTTAATCGAAGAGGGGGATATTGCCTGGCTAGGAGAGTCCTATGGACTTGAATGGACCCATGATGATCGATTTGAGCTTCTGACCCCTCCTAGGACCATTTATTGGAATCAAGTGAAAGAGATTTTAAGCTTTGATCAAATTGATGTTAAGTTTCGAAGGGCGCTCGAAATCCGTCGTCTGGGTGGAGTGACTGTCAAAACTCTGTCATCGGAAATCACGGGCCATATTCGTAAAGTTATTGTGAGGCCCACCTTTCATCTAGAAATATCAAGTGGGGAAAAGGTAGAATGGAGTCACATTGTGACAATCACACAGGGATCTATTCTATGCTACGACTCCTCTTCTGCTTAATTTTCATCTCTGCCTGTTCTATGGGAACAATTCAAAAGGGCGGTGAAGATCGCTACTATTACGATTCCCACAGCGAATATACCAAAGAAGATCTAACTGAACTTGCTCCAAAAGTTGTGATGACTTCACAGCGTGATCCTCGTGTTGGAAAACTGGATGAACTTTTTGGTCCCGGCCAAAAACCTCTGAAGCGAGTAGGGATTGTTATTTTCGAGACCATGATTCAGCCGACACTTGGTGGACTTGCTAATAGTGACAAAGTTTTCATGTCGGACGCTGGAAAGCAGCTTCTAACAGAAAAATACCTAAGCATCTGGGAGCAGAGTCTTCCTCTGATCGCCCCTGAACTTGATTTTGTCTCTACCGCTAAAATCAAAAAGACCAAGGCCCTTCATGAGTATGGCCAACGTGTTCCTAACTACATTAACTCACGCAGAACGGCCCTCATGCCGGATGACATCTACTACCTGGAGAAAGGCAAGAAGACTTCAAATGCTTTGGTGTTTAACCCTCGTGGCATGCGAGATCTTTCATTTTTGTTGGTACCTGCAACAGAACTTATGGGAGGACCAAAATGGTCTGAGCATAATAAGTCTTTCTTGAATGATCTTGTAAAAGAGCTGAAGCTTGATGCTGCGATCATTATTATGAGTAAGACATCATGGACCGCGGCCCATATCGAGAAAAATTCTGGAGCGATTATTCCGGAAGAGATTGAGTTTAAAATCCAGGCCTCGACTTTATTACCACTTAGCCTTTATCATGAGCGCTTAGAGAAGCTTGGTAATAAAGAGAAAACTGAAGTGACTCTATGTTATCGTTCTTACGAGGCACAGATTAAAGTTCCTGCACTTATTTCTGTTGATCCGGCCGATCAGAATTTTGCTACAATTGAAAAAGAAATCCTGGCCCCTTTACTTAAAACCTATGCGGATCTCACACAGATGACTCTTATCCGAGTGACTGAAGATCTGAAAAAGACCTGGTAATGGAAAAAAAAGAATTTCAACGAAAAGTGAAATTCATTCTTCGATTTGGTCGTGCTCTCCATGCAGTGGGATCGCCGGCCCATACGATCGAAGGAACCATGCAAGACATGGCCCAGCTCTTGGGTCTAAGAGGGAGTTTTATCTCTCAACCGACAGCCATTCTTTCGTCGTTTTCGGATGGCGGAGAGGAAGAGGTCACAAAAATTGAACGTGTTGAACCAGTAGGAGTTAATCTTGGTAAACTCTCTAAGGTCGATACTGTTGCAAAAGAAGTCATTCAAAATCAAATTACTTATGAAGAAGGTTACGCAAAATTAGATGAGATCTGGAGCTCCAAAGATCCCTACGGAAAACGCTGGACCTTGATCTATTTCTTATTTTCGGCCGCGGGATTCATGGTTCTCTTCGGAGGAACCTGGGGTGATTTCATTGCCAGTATTACCGTTGGTGTTCTCATGGGTGCACTTTCCATCATTCGACCGATTGGACTTGTGGCCCAGCTCTTCGATGCCATCGTGGCCGTAGTTGCTTCTCTAGTGACTTATCTCCTGGCCAAACTCATTCCTGGTCTTAACATCGGTGTGATCATTCTATCGAGTCTTATCATTTTCATGCCAGGTCTCTTCATCACAATTGCCATTGCTGAGATTGCCACTCAAAATCTGGTCTCAGGAACGGCCCGCCTTGTGGGAGGAGTGATGATTCTTTTGAAACTCACTTTCGGCGTGTTTATTGGAAGTAAGATTGCAAGTTGGTTTCATTATCCTTCTCTTGATATCGATTTTGCCATGATTCCATGGTGGATCACTTTTGTGACTCTTCCTCTGACTGCGGCCATGGCCAATGTAAACTTTAAGACCAATAGAGATGACTGGAGATGGGTGACTATCGCTGGTATCTTCGGCTTCCTTTGTTCAAAACTGGGAGCAAAATATCTTGGACCTGAACTCGGTATGTTCTTCGGTGGCGCTTGTGTCGGGGCCATGAGTAACATCTTTGCTCGTCTTAAAAATAAACCTTCTGCCATTTTCCAATGGCCAGGCATTATCCTTCTAGTTCCCGGATCTGTTGGTTATCGCAGTCTCAGCTTCTTGTTTGAGAGAGATGTATTGGGAGGACTTGAAACGGCCTTCACCATGATCACACTTGCTCTTGCACTCGTGGTCGGGGTGTTCTTCGGTAACATTCTGATTAAACCTCGTCGTAGTATGTAAGTGGTCCTATCTAAATAAAGCGAACATTTTTGCCTGCTTGATGCGGCCCGCATCGTAGGGGCATACTGAATTATATGGGAATCCAAGGAAGGATCCTCGCTTAGTCTTTAACCAAGGATGGTGTAATGGCGAAGCTTATTTGGTTAGCATGCCTCTTCATGTTCTTTGCGAGCTGTAACCAGAATCCTGACTGTCAAAATCAAGATTCAACCACCGGCAAGGCAGCAACCAATCCAACAACTGCTGCTTGTCCGATTGATCCCGAACCAGAAACTCCTGATCTTGAACCCGAACCTGATTTAGGTGAGCTACCTAACGAGGCCCTGATTTTTGAAACCAAGGCCGACCTTTATAACTTTGAAGTGGCCGACGAAGACAAAGTTCATAAGGCCTTTGAGATCATTAAAAAAGTCGTGGGCTCAAAAGAATTCAGAAGCCGAGTCATCAATTTTACTTATCAAGGTAAAAAGCAATTCGTTGATAACAAGGGCATGAGTAATGCAGAGATTTATCAGGCCGTCCTTGATGGAAGAGAAGATCTCAGACCTGAAGTTGATCACGAGATGGATCTTGAACTTGAATTGTATTACTCATGGAGAAGCACAGTGGGATATACGACTCCTGGTGCTCTTCGCATCTACATGAATACCAAATACTTCTATCCTTATACGCCTGCACAGGTCGCAGGTAACGTGTTTCATGAATGGACCCATAAATTGGGATTTGATCATGATGCCAATTATTCTGTAGCAAGAGACTCATCAGTTCCCTATGCTTTGGGATACTTGATGGAAGAGTTAGGCAAGCAATACGAATAAGAAATCTGCGTGGTTAAATGCCACGCAGTTTTTGTTTTTCTCCTCTAAGAAATCAATTTTTCATCCATATTCCTGGCACCGTTTATGCTTTAAATAATCCCGTGAGTACGAGGAGGATTTATGGAAAATCAAAATAATCAGGAACATTCAACTTTCTTTGATCAGGCCGATGGAAAATTCAACGAGGCGATTGAAAAAAAACAACCTCTCCGAAGAGGTGTGATGGAAGATGAAGAAAGTGATTTCAGTGATGAAGGTACCAAACAGGCCGGCGCTGTAGATCCGGAACAGCAGGTGAGAGAAACCGAAGATGCTTCACTTCAAGATGAAACTTATTCATTTGATGAGCAGAACACTGACAATGAAGAGTATCATGACGCCAGTGGTGCAGAGGAAGTCGACTTCGATAATGATGATGACTTCATCCAGTAATTGATCAGGACAAGGCATTACGTTTAATTCTTCAGATGATCTATAGATAAATGATCTCATGCATGCGTAATGCCTTCTTAAGAACATTCCCAAACTAATTCATGTGCTTTCTGCAGAATGAAAATTCGATGACACTTCGTTCTCCGCAAGATTTGCTTTGCTTCAAACAAAAATTGTAAGAATTATCATAGTGAATTTTTGTTTTTTCTTGATAGCGTGCTCCCGTCGTTATCTATCAAGGAGAAAATATGAAATTCGCATCCCTGTTAGTTCTTCTGGCACTCACTGCCGCCTGCGGGAAAGAGGGTGGAGGTAGTGGACGGTCTTCTGTGGCCGCAGGTCAGCCTGGTGTTTGTAATTTGAATGGTCGTTCAGTTGCCTGCGAATCTATTCGTGGAGCTGATGGCCTTGGAATCGATCTATTAGAAACAATGGTCGATGCTCCCATCCAAGTTACGGATTCAGAAATTCAGTTCTTGGGTGACAAAGAATCATTGACTCAAGGACGTCGAATTGAATGTCGTACGAATGTTAAGAGCGGCGAAACTTATCGCTATACTCTTAGAGGTCAGCGACTTTTGATTGATACAGAAAGTGGCTCATATGAGATGACCCGTCTGAATTCTGGCGAAGGTCTGATTGGAACTTGGGTA
Encoded here:
- a CDS encoding threonine/serine exporter family protein, which codes for MEKKEFQRKVKFILRFGRALHAVGSPAHTIEGTMQDMAQLLGLRGSFISQPTAILSSFSDGGEEEVTKIERVEPVGVNLGKLSKVDTVAKEVIQNQITYEEGYAKLDEIWSSKDPYGKRWTLIYFLFSAAGFMVLFGGTWGDFIASITVGVLMGALSIIRPIGLVAQLFDAIVAVVASLVTYLLAKLIPGLNIGVIILSSLIIFMPGLFITIAIAEIATQNLVSGTARLVGGVMILLKLTFGVFIGSKIASWFHYPSLDIDFAMIPWWITFVTLPLTAAMANVNFKTNRDDWRWVTIAGIFGFLCSKLGAKYLGPELGMFFGGACVGAMSNIFARLKNKPSAIFQWPGIILLVPGSVGYRSLSFLFERDVLGGLETAFTMITLALALVVGVFFGNILIKPRRSM